A window of Phoenix dactylifera cultivar Barhee BC4 unplaced genomic scaffold, palm_55x_up_171113_PBpolish2nd_filt_p 000502F, whole genome shotgun sequence contains these coding sequences:
- the LOC103705098 gene encoding zinc finger BED domain-containing protein RICESLEEPER 2-like: protein MLLIEESRSQNAVVMMMALKMQEKFDKYWKECSHILAVGVVLDPRHKMNLIIYCFQTIHGNGDRASFEINKVREVLQTLYDNYAILYGTNVSLVQVDERVSTSQGGRHENRFMHGYKEFIHGVQVTQPSKSELETYLEEKVHPLEDQNFDILQYWKFNESKYPILSRMVRDILAIPVSTVASESAFSTAGRVLDDFRSSLSPNTVEVLICAQDWLRDSLPHLADIPPPHTKYKVEDYETVVDINTDD from the exons ATGCTCTTGATTGAAGAATCTAGAAGTCAGAATGCAGTTGTGATGATGATGGCTTTaaagatgcaagaaaaattTGACAAGTATTGGAAGGAATGCTCTCACATTCTTGCTGTAGGGGTTGTTCTTGATCCAAGACATAAGATGAATCTTATTATTTATTGCTTTCAGACAATCCATGGTAATGGTGATCGTGCTTCATTTGAGATCAACAAAGTGCGTGAAGTTCTTCAAACTTTGTATGATAATTATGCAATTTTATATGGCACAAATGTCTCTCTTGTTCAAGTGGATGAGAGGGTGTCTACATCCCAAGGTGGAAGACATGAGAATCGTTTTATGCATGGCTATAAAGAATTCATCCACGGAGTACAAGTTACCCAACCATCGAAGTCAGAATTAGAGACCTATTTGGAAGAGAAG GTTCATCCattagaagatcaaaattttgacATTCTACAGTATTGGAAATTCAATGAATCTAAATATCCAATATTGTCTAGGATGGTACGTGATATCTTGGCAATTCCCGTTTCTACCGTGGCATCTGAGTCTGCCTTCAGCACTGCTGGCAGGGTTTTGGATGATTTTCGTAGCAGTCTATCTCCGAATACGGTTGAGGTATTGATATGCGCACAAGATTGGCTTCGAGATAGCTTGCCTCATCTTGCAG ATATTCCACCTCCTCATACAAAATACAAGGTTGAAGATTACGAAACTGTTGTTGATATTAATACcgatgattag
- the LOC103707688 gene encoding pyruvate dehydrogenase (acetyl-transferring) kinase, mitochondrial-like, translating to MAVKKAAESFSKALAEEVQRWGAMKPTGVSLRYMMEFGARPTEKNLLISAQFLHKELPIRIARRAIELESLPFGLSVKPAVLKVRDWYVDSFRDLRSFPEIKDTSDELAFTEMIKMIKVRHNNVVPAMALGVQQLKKDLNLKAVPTDLEEIHEFLDRFYMSRIGIRMLIGQHVGLHDPDPAPGCIGLINTRMSPMLVAQVASEDARSMCLREYGSAPEVNIYGDPSFTFPYVPPHLHLMVFELVKNSLRAVQERFMDSDKVAPPIRIIVADGIEDVTIKISDEGGGIPRSGLPKIFTYLYSTAKNPLDENYGGVDEGVTMAGYGYGLPISRLYARYFGGDLQIISMEGYGTDAYLHLSRLGDSQEPLP from the exons ATGGCGGTGAagaaggcagcggagtcgttcTCGAAGGCGTTGGCGGAGGAGGTGCAGCGGTGGGGCGCGATGAAGCCGACGGGAGTGAGCTTGAGGTATATGATGGAGTTCGGGGCCCGGCCGACCGAGAAGAATCTCCTCATCTCGGCCCAGTTCCTCCACAAGGAGCTCCCCATAAGGATCGCGAGGAGGGCCATTGAGCTGGAGAGCCTGCCTTTTGGGTTGTCCGTGAAGCCCGCCGTCTTAAAG GTGAGAGATTGGTATGTGGATTCTTTTCGTGATCTTCGATCCTTTCCAGAAATCAAGGACACAAGTGATGAGTTGGCTTTCACTGAAATGATCAAGATGATAAAAGTAAGGCATAATAACGTGGTACCAGCAATGGCTCTAGGTGTACAACAGCTGAAGAAAGATTTGAATCTGAAGGCTGTGCCTACAGATCTGGAAGAAATCCATGAATTTCTTGATCGCTTTTACATGTCGAGAATCGGAATCCGTATGCTTATAG GGCAGCATGTGGGTTTGCATGATCCTGACCCAGCACCTGGCTGTATTGGTCTAATAAACACTAGAATGTCTCCAATGCTGGTGGCCCAAGTAGCTAGTGAGGATGCCCGCAGTATGTGTTTACGGGAATATGGGAGTGCTCCTGAGGTTAACATTTACGGAGATCCAAGTTTCACCTTTCC ATATGTTCCACCACATTTGCATCTCATGGTGTTTGAGTTGGTCAAAAACTCGTTACGTGCAGTTCAAGAACGATTTATGGATTCTGACAAAGTTGCTCCTCCTATCAGAATTATAGTTGCTGATGGAATAGAAGATGTCACGATAAAG ATATCAGATGAAGGGGGTGGCATTCCAAGAAGTGGCCTTCCAAAGATTTTTACTTATCTTTATAGTACTGCTAAAAACCCACTGGATGAAAATTATGGTGGAGTAGATGAAGGGGTTACTATGGCTGGATATGGTTATGGACTTCCAATCAGTCGTCTTTATGCTCGATATTTTGGAGGCGATCTCCAAATTATTTCCATGGAAGGATATG
- the LOC103724091 gene encoding DEAD-box ATP-dependent RNA helicase 7-like has protein sequence MIDDTLTPLTHCLSHQILPPLYFQVLDAYEDEYGGIIIESERLPWNANVFASALRASLSQWKVETPVHERFLKLDKKTADLVGNEKLKASASVRHLVLPCTRQARVQLIPDIIHCYSRGGRTIIFTETKESASELAGSLPGSRALHGDIVQAQREVILAGFRSGRFLVLVATNVAARGLDIQDVQLIIQCEPPRDVEAYIHRSGRTGRAGNTGVAILLYEPRYSYSISRLERESGVKFEHISPPQPADVAESAGSDAAKAISNISDSVIPVFQSQAEQLLSSSGLSAVDLLAKALAKAAGYTDIKQRSLLSSIENYVTLLLQAGKTIDSPAFAFSILRRVLPNENIGGVKGLSLTADGVGAVFDVPADDVNAFVEVMLNVPFRNYPVCVLIVP, from the exons ATGATTGATGACACATTGACACCACTAACACATTGTCTCAGTCACCAGATTTTGCCCCCCCTGTATTTCCAGGTTTTGGATGCTTATGAAGATGAgtatggaggaatcatcatcGAATCAGAGAGATTGCCTTGGAATGCAAATGTCTTTGCTTCTGCCCTGCGAGCATCTCTTTCCCAGTGGAAAGTTGAG ACTCCAGTTCATGAAAGGTTTCTGAAACTTGATAAGAAAACTGCCGATCTTGTTGGTAATGAGAAGCTGAAGGCTAGTGCCAGTGTTAGACATCTTGTTCTTCCCTGTACGCGTCAAGCAAGAGTACAACTTATTCCAGATATTATTCACTGTTATAGCCG TGGAGGCCGTACCATTATTTTTACTGAGACAAAAGAATCTGCATCTGAACTTGCTGGATCATTACCTGGGTCGAGGGCTTTGCATGGAGATATAGTGCAAGCTCAACGGGAA GTCATACTTGCTGGATTTAGGTCAGGCAGGTTTTTGGTTTTGGTGGCCACAAATGTGGCTGCACGTGGCTTAGACATCCAGGATGTGCAATTGATTATTCAG TGTGAGCCCCCACGTGATGTTGAAGCCTACATCCATCGTTCAGGGCGAACTGGGAGGGCTG GCAATACTGGAGTTGCTATATTGCTATACGAGCCCAGATATTCATATAGCATTTCTAGATTAGAAAGAGAATCAGGTGTCAAATTTGAGCACATCTCTCCTCCGCAACCTGCTGATGTTGCTGAATCTGCTGGATCTGATGCGGCTAAAGCTATCTCAAACATCTCTGATAG CGTGATTCCAGTTTTTCAGTCACAAGCAGAGCAACTTTTGAGTTCCTCTGGTTTATCAGCTGTGGATTTACTTGCAAAAGCACTGGCAAAGGCTGCA GGATACACTGACATAAAACAAAGATCCCTGCTCTCTTCTATTGAGAACTATGTAACCCTACTTCTTCAGGCAGGAAAGACAATCGACTCACCAGC GTTTGCTTTTAGTATCTTGAGAAGAGTCTTGCCTAATGAAAATATTGGCGGGGTGAAGGGCCTTTCTCTTACCGCTGATGGAGTGGGAGCGGTGTTTGATGTGCCTGCTGATGATGTGAATGCATTCGTTGAAGTTATGTTGAATGTACCATTTAGAAATTATCCGGTCTGTGTTTTAATTGTGCCTTAG